The Fibrobacter sp. UWB5 genomic sequence GCGGCGCTACCTCAGAGTACCGGGGCTGCGGCCGCGAAAAAGAAAAAGCGCAGTTACAACGAAGAGCGCGAATACGCCGCCTTGCCCGAAAAAATCGAGAAACTGGAAGCCGAAATTTCCGAACGCCAGACGGAACTTTCCAAGCCCGAGGTGTTCACCAACGCGGCCCGTATTGTGGAACTCCAAAAGGAAATCGCGGACCGCGAAGCCGAGCTCGAAAAGGCTTACGAACGCTACGAAGAACTTGATTCGCTAGGTTGACGGGTGCCAGGGTCGGACTTGCAGTCCTAGTCTGTTTCGAAAAGTTTACGTTTGTGGACAAAAAAGCACTACAATCGTGCTGTTCCAAGTTGCATTATATGCCCACAGAATATAGATTTGGAATGATGGTAATTTGGGAAATCATAAGAGGTCAAATATGATGAAAAAAATGATTTCGTGGATGGGCGTGATGGGCGCCTTGGTAAGTTCTGCCTACGCAGCGTCGGCGACTGTTTGGTCCGCTGAAGATGGCAATGGTACGGTTCCTCCTGTAGGAGCCTGGTACAAATATCCGACTAAGACTACAAACGGGGCTACAGCCACGTTCGTGACGGATTCCATACACGGTTACAAGACGTTAAAGGCTTCTGTCAGCGCAACGAACGAAAGCAGTGCTGCCGGCATGGGCTTTGCTTGGGCCAAGAACGAGGGCGAAATTTCGCTCGCTGCTTATAAGGGTGTTTGCCTGACCTATTCTGCAACGTCTCAGTTCAGGCTCGAATTCAAGCAGTCGACTATTTCTGACTATGACTATTACGGTGTTGTCCTGAACAAGTCTACCGCCCAGAAGTCCGTCTTTATTGACTTTGCTGACTTGACACAGGAAGGTTGGGGCGATGCGGCTGATTTTGATTTGACTGCACAGCAGGCTCTCCAGTTCGCGTACAAGCAGTCTCTCGCTGCAGAAACCGGTAACTCGACAACGAATACCATTGCCATTTCGGCAGTGTCCCTCGGTAACTCTTGCGGCGGTCACGCTCCTGAATTAATCGCCACGGAGACAGAAAAGGACTTGAACGAAGGCGACACCTTGAAACTTGACCTCTCCAAGGTGTTTGCTGACGAAGATGAAGACATTGTTTCTTACTCCGTGTCGATCGTTTCTGAAAAAGCGGGCGCTGTTAAACTTGCCGATTCGCTTTACGCCAAAACGGGTTCTGTGAAGCTTGTTACGGGAGCAAACCCTTCGGGCTCTGCGACGGTGACGGTTATTGCGGTTGATGCGACTAAAAAGTCTGCCGGGTATGTACTGACGGTGACTCCGGTTGACCGTGAAAATGCGCCGGTTGCCGTGAATGACAGCTACACGACTAAGGAAGAAACCAAGTTGGTGAAGTCGACGCTGTCTCTCGGAGTCATGCTCAATGACTATGATCCGGACGATGATGACTTTGTTCCGCAGCTTGTTTCTACGACTGAACATGGTGAACTGGATTTTAACGAAAAGACGGGTGGCTTTACCTATACGCCGGCAAAGGACTTCTTTGGTGCCGATTCCTTTACTTACCAGTTGGTCGAATCCAAGGCTGATGACCCGCTGACTAGCAATGTTGCTGTAGTAAAGATTGAAGTGACCAATGTGAATGACCCGCTCACTATAGCAATAGTTGATTCAACGATTTCTTTCGGAGAAGCTGAATATAAGCTTGGTGATACCCTTGTGGTTCAAGAGGACTTTGAACCGACGACGGTCATTATCCCGGTTGCAAACGTTGCCTTTGTTGACCCTGATTTTGTTGGCGAAGCTGAGGCTAAAGTCAACGTGAAGTCTAGTGGTGTTATTAAGGTTCAGTACAACAAGATGGGTTCGAACCATTTGATTGACCTGTTGCCGATTGACAATGCGGATGGTGTTTCCAAGGTGACGATGTTTGCTGTTGACGGCAAGGATACGGCGTCTGTCTCGTTCTTTGTGATGGTGACTCCGGTTGCGGATCCGCCGGTTGCTCTTGATGACGCCTATAGCGTAAGCGCTGGCACTGTAGCGAAGATTGCTGCTGCCGAAGGTGTGCTCAAGAATGACAAGAACCCCGATAACGCGAAGTCCAAGCTTACGGCTGTTCTGAAGGACAATGCGGCCGCTGGCAAGGTTACGCTTGCCGCAGACGGTTCGTTCACTTATGAATCTACCGAAGCTGCCGAACAAGATGTGTTCACCTACGTTGTCGTTAACGAAGAGGGCGATTCCTCTGAATTGGCCGCTGTGGTACTCACGATTGTACAGCCGCCTGTATTTATTGAAGATTCTCTGCCGTCGATTACCAAGCGTTTTGCAAACCTGAAGGAAGAATTCTCTACGAAACAGATTCGAATTCTCGATTTGCAGGACTGGTTCACGGATGAAAAGGATAAGGGCAAGTTGACCTTTACGGCTCGTTCCGAAGACAGCCTGCTGAACCCGGTGGTGAACACGACGACGAAGTACTTTGTGCTGGCCTCCGTGAAGAACGCCTGTGGTGAAACGAACTTTATCTTGACGGCCAAGAACTCTCGCGGCGGCTCCGTTGACGTTGCAATTCCGGTCTCGATCGAATGCGTGAACGACAAGCCTGTGCTTGAAAAGCTGCTGGATACCCTGTACATTGGCGCAGGCGTCTGGAAAGATACCATAGACTTGAATGACTTCGTGACCGATCCGGATGGCGACACCTTGGTCTTCACGATTACGGAATCCAAGGCTTTGGCAGAAAAACTGAGCTGGGAACAGGAAGGCAATCTGTTCATTGCCGAAAGCAAGGATAGCCTTGCCAAGGGTACGGTAATCAAGTTCGACGTGAAGGCTGCAGATGCTTCCACTTACGTGAAGTACACGCTGGTGCTGATTGCCGACGAAGCTCCGAAGGCCTCTATCAAGCTGACGATTGCCGCTGCTCCGAAGATGAACTGGCAGAGCGCAATCCTCGCAAACCGCGGCGCCGTGGCGCTGTTCGATATGCAGGGCCGCGTGATGTGGAAGGCCAAGCTTCCGGTCAGCGAAGCGGACGTGCGTAACGCTGCCGCTCAGGTGCAGGGCAGAAAGATCCTGCAAGTGAACAAGCAGAGTTGGACAATCAAATAGACGAGAGAACGGGCCTACGGCCCTACAGACGAAAGACGAGAGATATTTCGTAACGATATTTAAAAGAAAGGGCTCCGCGATGCGGAGCCTTCTCTCGTCTGTAGCCGCAGAGCGGCGTTCTTTCGTCTCTCGTCTACTTTACGAGTGCTTCTGTATCCAGCGCAATCAGCAGTTCTTCGTTGGTGGCGACGACCATCGCGGTCGGCGTGCCGTCCTTACTGATGATGTGGCCGGATTCCTTGCCGTTCTTTTCGTTGCGGGCTTCGTCAATCTGGTAGCCGAGAATCTTGAGGTTGTCCATGGCCATCTTGCGGACAAGCTTGCTGTTCTCGCCGATACCGCCGGTGAACACCAGTGCGTCGATGCGCGGGAGTGCCATGGCGATGCCGCCGATTTCGCGGGTAAGCCTGTAGGCGAACGTTTCGAGAGCGATCTGTGCGCCGACGTGGCCTTCGCTTGCGGCCTGCGTCAAAGTACGCATGTCGTTAGAAAGACCGGAGAGACCGAGAAGGCCCGATTCCTTGTTCACGAGCTTGTCGAGGCGGTCGATATCGTAGCCGTACTTCTTGCTGATGAAGAAGAGAATTGCCGGGTCGAGGCTGCCGGAACGGGTACCCATGATAAGGCCTTCCAGCGGGGTGAATCCCATGGTGGTGTCTACGCACTGGCCGTTCAAAATGGCGGAGCAACTGGAACCGTTACCGAGGTGAGCGGTAATGAAGCAGCAGTCTTCCGGCTTCTTGCCCAAGATCTTGGCGGCTTCGCCGGTCACGAAGCGGTGGCTTGTGCCATGGGCGCCGTAGCGGCGGATTTTGTCTTCTTCGTAGAACTTGTAGGGGATGCCGTAGAGGTAGGCCTTGCGCGGCATGGTCTGGTGGAAGGCGGTGTCGAACACGGCGACCTGCGGGAGGCCCGGGAAGAACTTGGTGGCGCATTCCATGCCGGTGGCGTGTGCGGGTTCGTGGAGCGGGGCGAACAGCGTGATGCTGCGGATGTAGTCAATGACTTCCTGCGTGACGCGCTCGCTCTTGACGTACTTGCCGCCGTGCACCACGCGGTGGCCGATGGCTTCGATGGTGTCGGTGAGCTTCTGTTCGGCGAGGAACTTCTGCACTTCGGCAACTGCTTCGGCATGAGTCGGGCAATCGAAATTGAAGTCGATGTTGCCTTCGGGGCCCTTGGCCTTGACGTGGCCATTCACGCCGATGTTTTCGACGAGGCCGCTAGAGATGGATTCTTTGGTCTGGGTGTCGATAACGGCGAACTTGACCGAGGAGCTGCCGCAATTAAGAACGAGTACGCGCATTGTATTATCCTTTTTGTTTTAACAGCTGATAAAATAGGAATTTTGGCGTGGCGTCGCCAATTGAAAAATCTACATTTACCCCGATGTTCAAGAAAATTGCAGAGTTTGACAATCGCGTGTCGGTGTATTGGACGAACCGGCATTTTTCCGCGAAGACGACGAAGTTCCTCAAGTTCTATGTGCGCCTGGGTGACGGCTACATTTGGGGCGCGTTTGCGATGGTGCTCTTTTTGCATTTGGGCTGGTCGGCATTTTGGCCGATTTTGGCGCAGGCTTTGG encodes the following:
- a CDS encoding Ig-like domain-containing protein, with the translated sequence MMKKMISWMGVMGALVSSAYAASATVWSAEDGNGTVPPVGAWYKYPTKTTNGATATFVTDSIHGYKTLKASVSATNESSAAGMGFAWAKNEGEISLAAYKGVCLTYSATSQFRLEFKQSTISDYDYYGVVLNKSTAQKSVFIDFADLTQEGWGDAADFDLTAQQALQFAYKQSLAAETGNSTTNTIAISAVSLGNSCGGHAPELIATETEKDLNEGDTLKLDLSKVFADEDEDIVSYSVSIVSEKAGAVKLADSLYAKTGSVKLVTGANPSGSATVTVIAVDATKKSAGYVLTVTPVDRENAPVAVNDSYTTKEETKLVKSTLSLGVMLNDYDPDDDDFVPQLVSTTEHGELDFNEKTGGFTYTPAKDFFGADSFTYQLVESKADDPLTSNVAVVKIEVTNVNDPLTIAIVDSTISFGEAEYKLGDTLVVQEDFEPTTVIIPVANVAFVDPDFVGEAEAKVNVKSSGVIKVQYNKMGSNHLIDLLPIDNADGVSKVTMFAVDGKDTASVSFFVMVTPVADPPVALDDAYSVSAGTVAKIAAAEGVLKNDKNPDNAKSKLTAVLKDNAAAGKVTLAADGSFTYESTEAAEQDVFTYVVVNEEGDSSELAAVVLTIVQPPVFIEDSLPSITKRFANLKEEFSTKQIRILDLQDWFTDEKDKGKLTFTARSEDSLLNPVVNTTTKYFVLASVKNACGETNFILTAKNSRGGSVDVAIPVSIECVNDKPVLEKLLDTLYIGAGVWKDTIDLNDFVTDPDGDTLVFTITESKALAEKLSWEQEGNLFIAESKDSLAKGTVIKFDVKAADASTYVKYTLVLIADEAPKASIKLTIAAAPKMNWQSAILANRGAVALFDMQGRVMWKAKLPVSEADVRNAAAQVQGRKILQVNKQSWTIK
- a CDS encoding acetate/propionate family kinase is translated as MRVLVLNCGSSSVKFAVIDTQTKESISSGLVENIGVNGHVKAKGPEGNIDFNFDCPTHAEAVAEVQKFLAEQKLTDTIEAIGHRVVHGGKYVKSERVTQEVIDYIRSITLFAPLHEPAHATGMECATKFFPGLPQVAVFDTAFHQTMPRKAYLYGIPYKFYEEDKIRRYGAHGTSHRFVTGEAAKILGKKPEDCCFITAHLGNGSSCSAILNGQCVDTTMGFTPLEGLIMGTRSGSLDPAILFFISKKYGYDIDRLDKLVNKESGLLGLSGLSNDMRTLTQAASEGHVGAQIALETFAYRLTREIGGIAMALPRIDALVFTGGIGENSKLVRKMAMDNLKILGYQIDEARNEKNGKESGHIISKDGTPTAMVVATNEELLIALDTEALVK